A window of Melopsittacus undulatus isolate bMelUnd1 chromosome 2, bMelUnd1.mat.Z, whole genome shotgun sequence contains these coding sequences:
- the TIAM1 gene encoding rho guanine nucleotide exchange factor TIAM1 isoform X6: protein MSDSSGNTALAAMSALWRVNRKVKTESAGKAGDSLYRMLYLSTEQVAAFCRSLHEMNPSDSSAHPQEFTGPQLATMRQLTDADKLRKVICELLETERTYVKDLNCLMERYLKPLQKETFLTPDELDVLFGNLTEMVAFQVEFLKTLEDGVRLVPDLEKLEKVEQFKKVLFSLGGSFLYYADRFKLYSAFCASHTKVPKVLVKAKTDTAFKAFLDAQNPRRQHSSTLESYLIKPIQRILKYPLLLKELFALTDVDSEEHYHLDVAIKTMNKVASHINEMQKIHEEYGAVFDQLIAEQTGEKKEVADLSMGDLLLHNTVIWLNPPASLGKWKKEPELAAFVFKTAVVLVYKDGSKQKKKLGGSHRASIYEDWDPFRFRHMIPLEALQVRALASADAEANSVCEIVHVKSESEGRPERTFHLCCSSPEHRKDFLKAVHSILRDKHRRQLLKTESLPSSQQYVPFGGKRLCALKGARPAMNRAVSAPSKSLGRRRRRLARNRFTIDSDAVYTSSPEKEPQQSTHSGDTDRWVEEQFDLAQYEEQEDIKETDILSDDDEYCEAMRGAVADRDLQERLQAASITSSQPCRGDHSRPTIDTHASRMTQLKKQAAFSGINGDVEGHGEEVIWVRREDFVPSRKLNTEL from the exons ATGAGTGACAGCTCTGGCAATACTGCCCTTGCAGCGATGTCGGCTCTTTGGAGAGTTAACCGTAAAGTCAAGACTGAAAGCGCTGGGAAAGCTGGTGACTCTCTGTACCGTATGCTGTATTTG agtACAGAGCAGGTCGCTGCTTTCTGTCGCAGTCTGCATGAAATGAACCCTTCTGATTCAAGTGCTCATCCTCAGGAATTTACAGGACCCCAGCTGGCCACCATGAGACAACTCACAGATGCAGATAAACTGCGAAAGGTCATCTGTGAACTTCTCGAGACAGAGCGCACCTATGTCAAA gACTTAAATTGTCTAATGGAGAGATACCTGAAGCCTCTACAAAAAGAAACGTTCCTCACACCAGATGAG CTGGACGTTCTCTTTGGGAATCTGACTGAAATGGTAGCATTCCAGGTAGAGTTCTTGAAAACTCTTGAAGATGGAGTAAGGCTGGTTCCAGACCTGGAAAAGCTTGAAAAAGTTGAGCAATTTAAG AAAGTGTTGTTTTCCTTGGGTGGATCCTTTCTTTACTATGCTGACCGGTTCAAGCTGTACAGTGCCTTCTGTGCCAGCCACACAAAAGTCCCTAAAGTACTGGTGAAAG CCAAGACAGACACTGCTTTCAAGGCATTTCTGGATGCTCAAAATCCTCGACGGCAGCACTCCTCCACACTGGAGTCTTACCTCATCAAACCCATCCAGCGGATTCTGAAATACCCTCTCCTGCTGAAGGAGCTCTTTGCTCTGACTGATGTAGACAGTGAAGAACATTATCACCTTGATG TGGCCATAAAAACAATGAACAAAGTTGCCAGCCAcattaatgaaatgcaaaaaatcCACGAAGAATATGGGGCAGTGTTTGACCAACTCATAGCAGAACaaacaggggagaaaaaagag GTTGCAGACCTTTCAATGGGAGACTTGCTCTTGCATAATACAGTGATATGGCTGAATCCTCCTGCTTCACTGGGGAAGTGGAAGAAGGAACCTGAGCTGGCAGCATTTG TGTTCAAAACTGCTGTGGTCCTTGTGTACAAGGATGGTTCcaaacagaagaagaaactt GGAGGATCACATAGAGCTTCAATTTATGAAGACTGGGATCCATTCCGCTTTCGCCACATGATACCTTTAGAAGCACTGCAAGTTCGTGCATTGGCAAGTGCAG ATGCAGAAGCCAATTCTGTATGTGAGATTGTCCATGTTAAATCTGAGTCTGAAGGCAGGCCAGAAAGAACGTTTCACCTTTGCTGTAG TTCACCAGAACACAGGAAGGACTTTCTGAAGGCAGTGCACTCGATTTTACGGGATAAACACAGAAGACAACTTCTTAAAACCGAAAGTTTGCCCTCATCCCAGCAATATGTTCCTTTTGGTGGAAAAAGATTGTGTGCTCTAAAAGGTGCAAGGCCAGCAATGAACAGGGCAG tgtcaGCCCCAAGCAAGTCTCTTgggaggaggaggcggcggctGGCCCGAAACAGGTTTACCATTGACTCAGATGCCGTCTACACGAGCAGCCCTGAAAAAGAGCCCCAGCAGTCCACACACAGTGGGGACACTGACCGCTGGGTAGAGGAACAGTTTGACCTTGCTCAGTATGAGGAGCAGGAGGACATCAAGGAAACGGACATCCTCAGCGATGACGATGAGTACTGCGAGGCCATGAGAGGTGCTGTGGCCGACCGAGACCTTCAGGAGCGGCTGCAGGCGGCCTCCATCACGAGCAGCCAGCCGTGCCGAGGGGACCACTCACGCCCAACCATAGACACGCATGCCTCCAGGATGACCCAGCTGAAGAAACAGGCAGCCTTTTCCGGCATCAATGGTGACGTGGAGGGCCACGGCGAGGAGGTCATCTGGGTCAGGCGTGAAGACTTTGTCCCTAGCAGGAAACTGAACACAGAGCTCTAA